The proteins below are encoded in one region of Thermosulfurimonas marina:
- a CDS encoding TldD/PmbA family protein, with the protein MDLKNLGEVVEEFSRRKGVWGELWGELSRGLTLERRDGRPHALEPWREVSLAVRIVRKGRAGLSYTTQAKPEAVRRAAERAYEAACFSEEEAVIPEGETLPDLPSFSSEAFPSPEELEADLISAEEAARAAFPEVHRLERAVLSCGEESLFIFQTRGISATFSRPSWSFLLSLVARRGEEERTGWEWREVVRREDLSPEVLARRAAEKAVALLGAEKGPSRRLAGLFPPEAAVALLETLSFSFCGDEVAKGRSRLAGKLGQRIFSEKLTLIDDGLYPRGLESRPFDDEGFPQKRTILLDQGTVAAFLYDGLWGRRAGKASTGNARRPSFKALPRIAPTNLYLVPGESPLEDLRSAEPVFEVREILGWHTADPISGDFSVGVSGLLYQGGQRRPLSGMALSGNLFELLSRVEALGNDLTFYGSLGAPSLFIPDLDLAGS; encoded by the coding sequence GTGGATCTTAAAAATCTCGGGGAAGTGGTGGAGGAGTTTTCTCGTCGAAAGGGGGTCTGGGGGGAGCTCTGGGGCGAGCTCTCCCGGGGGCTTACCCTTGAAAGACGGGATGGCCGCCCGCACGCCCTTGAGCCCTGGCGGGAGGTCTCTCTGGCGGTACGGATTGTCCGGAAGGGGCGGGCCGGGCTCTCCTACACCACCCAGGCCAAGCCGGAGGCGGTGCGGAGGGCGGCCGAAAGGGCCTACGAGGCCGCGTGCTTTTCCGAAGAGGAGGCCGTGATCCCGGAAGGGGAGACCCTACCCGATCTCCCCTCCTTTTCCTCAGAGGCCTTTCCTTCCCCCGAAGAACTTGAGGCCGATCTAATTTCGGCGGAGGAGGCCGCCCGGGCCGCCTTTCCTGAAGTCCACCGTCTGGAGCGCGCCGTCCTTTCCTGCGGAGAGGAATCCCTTTTTATTTTTCAGACCCGGGGGATTTCGGCCACCTTTTCCCGTCCCTCCTGGAGTTTTCTCCTCAGCCTGGTGGCCCGGCGGGGGGAGGAGGAGCGCACCGGTTGGGAGTGGCGGGAGGTCGTGCGCCGAGAGGATCTTTCTCCGGAGGTCCTCGCCCGGCGGGCAGCGGAAAAGGCGGTGGCCCTTCTAGGGGCGGAAAAGGGGCCCTCAAGGCGCCTTGCGGGGCTCTTTCCCCCGGAGGCTGCCGTGGCCTTGTTAGAGACCCTTTCTTTTTCCTTTTGCGGAGACGAGGTGGCCAAGGGGCGTTCGCGCCTGGCCGGAAAGCTCGGCCAAAGGATCTTTTCCGAAAAGCTCACCCTGATCGACGATGGACTCTATCCCCGGGGACTGGAGAGCCGGCCCTTCGACGATGAGGGCTTTCCTCAGAAGCGCACCATCCTCCTAGATCAAGGGACGGTAGCGGCCTTCCTTTACGACGGGCTCTGGGGACGACGGGCGGGGAAGGCCTCCACGGGAAACGCCCGCCGCCCCTCCTTTAAGGCCCTCCCTCGGATCGCCCCCACCAACCTCTACCTGGTCCCCGGAGAAAGCCCTCTTGAAGATTTGCGAAGCGCGGAGCCGGTCTTTGAGGTGCGGGAAATCCTGGGCTGGCACACCGCAGACCCTATTTCCGGAGACTTTTCCGTGGGGGTCTCCGGCCTTCTTTATCAAGGAGGCCAGAGGCGTCCCCTCTCCGGCATGGCCCTTTCCGGAAACCTTTTCGAACTCCTTTCCCGGGTGGAGGCCCTGGGGAACGACCTTACCTTCTATGGTAGCCTGGGCGCACCCTCGCTTTTTATCCCCGATCTTGACCTTGCGGGAAGTTGA
- the secA gene encoding preprotein translocase subunit SecA has product MGLFTKIAAKIVGTKNERELKKLRPLVERVNALEPEMRKLSDAELAAKTAEFKERLDRGATLDDLLPEAFAVVREAARRVLGMRHFDVQIMGGIVLHQGKIAEMKTGEGKTLVATLPAYLNALTGRGVHIVTVNDYLAKRDAEWMGAIYRFLGLSVGVIVSGMEDAERKRAYACDITYGTNNEFGFDYLRDNMKYSLEDMVQRDHYYAIVDEVDSILIDEARTPLIISGPSEESTEIYYEVDKLVRQLKRDQHFTIEEKTKTVALTEEGVAEVERLLGIPNLYDPRHVNLVHLIHQALRAHHLFHRDVDYIVKDGQVIIVDEFTGRLMPGRRWSDGLHQAIEAKEGVRIEAENQTLASITFQNYFRMYEKLAGMTGTAETEAAEFKEIYNLDVVVIPTNKPMIRIDYPDVVYRTEREKFEAVVREIEELYRQGRPVLVGTTSIEKSERLSKMLKKKKIPHQVLNAKYHEREAAIIAQAGRPHAVTIATNMAGRGVDILLGGNPEGLAREELEREGYDLAELDERAWREALSLAREGRDPTEKYPERWAEVLYEKVRQCQEDYEKVKALGGLHIIGTERHESRRIDNQLRGRAGRQGDPGSSRFYLSLEDDLLRLFGSEKLKGLMDKLGMEEGEPIEHPWLTKAIEQAQKKVEAHHFEIRKHLLEYDDVMNLQRETIYRQRREILAADSVKDWIEDMILEVCESLVEEFREEGPPAEWDLRGLSERFRAIFGFVPRLEPVPEAAEELSEHLKEEALSFYRRKEEETGPDLLRYLEKMFLLQTIDTLWKDHLLTMDHLRESVGLRGYGQKDPLQEYKREAYELFEELLARIRENTLAYLFRVEVVREEEVRRLEEERRRARRRLRYGRGEEMAEAERPRQEPIRRQKIGRNDPCPCGSGKKYKKCCGRREAAVAAA; this is encoded by the coding sequence ATGGGGCTTTTTACCAAGATTGCGGCCAAGATTGTGGGCACCAAGAACGAGCGGGAGCTCAAGAAGCTCCGCCCGTTGGTGGAGCGGGTGAACGCCCTCGAGCCCGAGATGCGCAAGCTCTCCGACGCGGAGCTTGCGGCCAAGACCGCGGAATTCAAAGAACGCCTCGACCGGGGAGCCACCCTGGACGATCTTCTTCCCGAGGCCTTCGCCGTGGTGCGGGAGGCCGCCCGGCGGGTCTTGGGGATGCGACATTTCGACGTCCAGATCATGGGAGGGATTGTCCTTCACCAGGGAAAGATTGCGGAAATGAAAACCGGAGAGGGCAAGACCCTGGTGGCTACCCTCCCGGCCTATCTCAACGCCCTCACCGGCCGTGGAGTGCACATCGTTACCGTAAACGACTACCTGGCCAAGCGTGATGCGGAATGGATGGGGGCCATCTACCGCTTTCTGGGCCTTTCGGTAGGGGTCATCGTCTCCGGGATGGAGGACGCCGAGCGCAAGCGGGCCTACGCCTGCGATATCACTTACGGAACCAACAACGAGTTCGGTTTCGACTACCTGCGGGACAACATGAAGTATTCCCTGGAAGATATGGTCCAGCGGGACCACTACTACGCCATCGTGGACGAGGTGGACTCCATCCTCATTGACGAGGCCCGCACCCCGCTCATCATCTCCGGTCCTTCGGAGGAGTCCACGGAGATCTACTATGAGGTGGACAAGCTGGTGCGCCAGCTCAAGCGGGACCAGCACTTCACCATCGAGGAAAAGACCAAGACCGTGGCCCTTACCGAGGAGGGGGTGGCCGAGGTGGAGCGGCTACTCGGCATTCCCAATCTTTACGATCCTCGGCACGTAAATCTGGTGCATCTCATCCACCAGGCCCTCCGGGCCCATCACCTCTTTCACCGAGACGTGGACTACATCGTGAAAGATGGCCAGGTGATCATCGTGGATGAGTTTACCGGGCGCCTTATGCCCGGCCGCCGCTGGTCCGACGGCCTGCACCAGGCCATCGAGGCCAAGGAAGGGGTGCGCATCGAGGCCGAAAACCAGACCCTGGCCTCCATTACCTTCCAGAACTACTTCCGCATGTACGAGAAGCTGGCCGGGATGACCGGCACCGCGGAGACCGAGGCCGCGGAGTTCAAAGAGATCTACAACCTCGATGTAGTGGTCATTCCCACTAACAAGCCCATGATCCGCATCGACTATCCGGATGTGGTCTATCGCACGGAGCGGGAAAAGTTCGAGGCCGTGGTGCGGGAGATCGAGGAGCTTTACCGGCAGGGCCGTCCCGTCCTGGTGGGGACTACCAGTATCGAAAAGAGCGAGCGCCTTTCGAAGATGCTCAAGAAAAAGAAGATCCCGCACCAGGTGCTGAACGCCAAGTATCACGAGCGCGAGGCGGCCATTATTGCCCAGGCCGGACGTCCCCACGCGGTAACCATCGCCACCAACATGGCCGGCCGCGGGGTGGATATCCTTCTCGGAGGAAATCCCGAAGGCCTGGCCCGGGAGGAACTGGAACGGGAGGGCTACGACCTTGCGGAGCTCGACGAGCGGGCCTGGCGGGAGGCCCTTTCCCTGGCCCGCGAGGGGCGTGATCCCACGGAAAAGTACCCGGAACGCTGGGCCGAGGTCCTCTACGAGAAGGTGCGCCAGTGTCAGGAGGACTATGAGAAGGTCAAGGCCCTGGGAGGGCTCCACATTATCGGCACCGAGCGGCACGAGTCTCGACGTATTGACAATCAGCTCCGGGGCCGGGCCGGGCGCCAGGGAGATCCGGGCTCTTCCCGCTTTTACCTCTCCCTCGAAGACGATCTCCTGCGTCTTTTCGGCTCCGAAAAGCTCAAAGGCCTCATGGACAAACTGGGTATGGAGGAGGGGGAGCCCATCGAGCACCCCTGGCTCACCAAGGCCATCGAGCAGGCCCAGAAGAAGGTGGAGGCCCATCACTTCGAGATCCGCAAGCACCTTCTCGAATACGACGACGTGATGAACCTCCAGAGGGAGACTATCTACCGCCAGAGGCGCGAGATCCTAGCCGCGGACTCGGTCAAGGACTGGATTGAGGACATGATCCTGGAGGTCTGCGAGTCCCTGGTGGAGGAGTTCCGGGAGGAGGGCCCTCCTGCGGAATGGGACCTCCGGGGCCTTTCCGAGCGGTTTCGGGCCATCTTCGGCTTTGTCCCGCGGCTTGAGCCCGTGCCGGAGGCCGCCGAGGAACTTTCCGAGCACCTCAAGGAGGAAGCCCTCTCCTTCTATCGCCGCAAGGAAGAAGAGACCGGACCGGACCTCCTGCGCTATCTCGAAAAGATGTTCCTTCTGCAGACCATCGATACCCTGTGGAAGGACCACCTGCTGACCATGGATCACCTGCGGGAGAGCGTGGGGCTTCGGGGCTACGGGCAGAAGGATCCCCTCCAGGAATACAAACGCGAGGCCTACGAGCTTTTTGAGGAGCTGCTGGCCCGTATTCGGGAAAACACTCTGGCCTATCTCTTCCGGGTGGAGGTGGTCCGGGAGGAGGAGGTCCGACGCCTGGAGGAGGAGAGAAGGCGGGCCCGCCGTCGCCTGCGTTACGGCCGCGGGGAGGAGATGGCCGAGGCCGAAAGACCCCGCCAGGAACCTATCCGCCGGCAGAAGATCGGGCGCAACGATCCCTGCCCCTGTGGAAGCGGCAAGAAGTACAAGAAGTGCTGTGGCCGGCGGGAGGCCGCCGTGGCCGCGGCCTAA
- a CDS encoding nucleotidyltransferase family protein yields the protein MELLYRWQSKEKARREALRQKVLSRTQRALGELYSRIPFRRAFIFGSLVRPGAFGDHSDVDIALEGLPPERFWEAVALLSEILEREVDVLPLEEARFRKKIEKEGILWKRP from the coding sequence ATGGAACTACTTTATCGCTGGCAAAGCAAAGAAAAAGCCCGGCGGGAGGCCCTCAGACAAAAGGTGCTCTCTCGGACCCAGAGAGCCTTGGGAGAGTTATATTCCAGAATACCCTTTCGTCGGGCCTTCATTTTTGGTTCCCTGGTTCGTCCGGGAGCCTTCGGGGATCATTCCGATGTGGATATAGCCCTGGAAGGACTCCCTCCCGAACGTTTCTGGGAGGCCGTAGCCCTTCTTTCGGAGATCCTGGAAAGGGAGGTGGATGTTCTCCCTCTGGAGGAGGCCCGCTTTCGGAAAAAGATCGAAAAGGAGGGGATCTTGTGGAAGAGGCCTTAA
- a CDS encoding pseudouridine synthase: protein MAAKQKMRLARFLARAGVTSRRKAEDLVRSGRVKVNGQVVTDLSFRVDPERDRVEVDGQEVRLPEKVYYLFHKPRGYLTALSDPHGRPTLAEFLGGLPPGVFPVGRLDRDSEGLLLLTNDGELAQRLLHPRYAIPRVYRVWLTRPPREDLLERIRREGLEIEGRRVFPDEVRLVKRSRRECVYEVRLHEGRKREVRRIFAAAGSRVKRLVRVAFGPLKLGDLPPGKMRPLTSWELRALRRLLDSPSVPEAAGNIPRGPGGSRSPAPA, encoded by the coding sequence ATGGCCGCGAAGCAAAAAATGCGTCTGGCCCGGTTTCTGGCCCGGGCCGGGGTGACCTCCCGGCGCAAGGCGGAGGACCTGGTGCGGTCCGGACGGGTAAAGGTCAACGGCCAGGTAGTCACGGACCTTTCCTTCCGGGTGGACCCGGAAAGGGACCGGGTGGAGGTGGACGGGCAAGAGGTGCGTCTGCCAGAAAAAGTCTATTACCTTTTTCATAAACCCCGCGGGTACCTTACGGCGCTTTCCGACCCTCACGGTCGGCCTACTCTGGCCGAATTTCTGGGAGGTCTTCCTCCGGGGGTCTTTCCCGTAGGCCGGCTCGACCGGGACTCCGAAGGCCTTCTCCTTCTTACCAACGACGGGGAACTGGCCCAGCGCCTCCTTCATCCCCGTTACGCCATCCCGCGGGTCTACCGGGTCTGGCTCACCCGTCCGCCCCGGGAGGATCTTCTGGAAAGGATCCGGCGCGAAGGCCTGGAAATCGAAGGCCGTCGGGTCTTCCCCGACGAAGTGCGTCTGGTTAAAAGGAGCCGCCGGGAGTGCGTCTATGAGGTGCGCCTTCATGAGGGGCGCAAGCGGGAGGTGCGGAGGATCTTTGCGGCCGCGGGCTCCCGGGTCAAGCGCCTGGTGCGGGTGGCCTTTGGCCCCCTTAAACTGGGAGACCTCCCTCCGGGAAAGATGCGCCCTTTAACTTCGTGGGAATTGCGGGCCCTCAGGCGCCTCCTCGACTCTCCCAGCGTTCCCGAAGCCGCCGGTAACATTCCTCGGGGACCCGGAGGTTCCCGAAGCCCCGCCCCAGCTTGA